In Montipora capricornis isolate CH-2021 chromosome 4, ASM3666992v2, whole genome shotgun sequence, a single genomic region encodes these proteins:
- the LOC138047332 gene encoding guanine nucleotide-exchange factor SEC12-like, which yields MPFTTLETTNFPLYAVNALDREHFLIAGGGGAAKTGVPNALNIYKLGRSGKDLKATLVHNFEAGRRPIMNCAIHPTSNTLAVGMDNKCQILELDIKEEVRNVEKTKGKSKIVTKEKTKKFIINELQSAVTVSTDDTDEKDDDIGFQKVVRFTADGNYIVTGGSDGHVKVLQYPSLECTHDIKAHSTDVDDLDVHPNSNQFVTCSRDTTAFVWRLQEGKKQFQLHFSVNDQENFFRIRACRFGVNEKQDVFLYTINVPAKFNRKSPTPSYLVKWDCMKWLPQMSQAAGLEPLTQMAVSGNGTFLGVGTAEGDISVFIAWNLVPLTTLKGVHNIFVTGLEFVPDSPLVNDQLHCEFALLSISADNACKVTTLKRRSEYSLWWIPVGFLVLLYLTVLALAYAGFDL from the exons aATATTTACAAACTTGGCAGGAGTGGTAAAGATCTCAAAGCCACCTTGGTTCACAACTTTGAAGCAGGGAGAAGACCTATCATGAACTGTGCTATCCATCCAACATCAAATACACTAGCAGTTGGAATGGACAATAAGTGTCAAATACTTGAATTGGACATAAAAGAGGAAGTGCGGAACGTGGAAAAGACAAAGGGCAAAAGCAAAATTGTAACTAAAGAGAAGACTAAGAAATTCATCATAAATGAATTGCAATCAGCAGTGACTGTTAGCACAGATGATACTGATGAAAAGGATGATGATATTGGATTCCAAAAAGTTGTACGTTTCACAGCAGATGGAAATTATATTGTAACTGGTGGGTCAGATGGTCACGTTAAGGTTCTGCAG TATCCTTCCCTAGAGTGCACTCATGATATAAAAGCCCACTCAACGGATGTTGATGATCTAGATGTACATCCAAACTCAAATCAG TTTGTAACCTGCTCAAGAGATACAACAGCATTTGTTTGGAGATTACAAGAAGGAAAAAAGCAATTCCAGCTTCATTTTTCTGTGAATGACCAAGAAAATTTCTTTAGGATAAGAGCTTGCAG GTTTGGTGTTAATGAGAAACAAGATGTGTTTCTTTACACGATCAACGTACCAGCTAAGTTCAATAGGAAGTCGCCAACACCATCGTATTTGGTCAAATGGGATTGTATGAAATGGCTGCCTCAAATGAGCCAGGCTGCTGGCTTGGAGCCTCTGACACAAATGGCTGTCAG TGGTAATGGTACTTTTCTTGGCGTGGGTACTGCAGAAGGTGACATTTCAGTATTTATTGCTTGGAATCTTGTG CCCCTGACAACTCTAAAGGGTGTCCATAACATCTTTGTTACTGGCTTGGAATTTGTTCCTGATTCTCCTCTGGTGAATGACCAACTTCATTGCGAGTTTGCATTGCTCAGCATATCGGCTGATAATGCTTGCAAAGTAACTACACTGAAAAGAagaa GTGAATACAGCTTGTGGTGGATTCCTGTGGGATTTTTGGTTCTACTGTATCTTACTGTTTTGGCCCTGGCATATGCAGGCTTTGATTTATAA